The Ignavibacteria bacterium DNA segment AGTTATTTAATAGGAACGCACAAAATTTACACAACAACAATTAACCACGAAGAATTTAAAGGAATTCGAATCACGCCGAATGTGTACACTACGCTGAAAGAACTCGATAGATTTTGTGACGTGATGGAAACTATTGCTAAAAATGGTTTGCCGAAAAATTAATGTGTTCATAAAAAAATTTAGCGAGTCACTTTTCTAAAAACGAAAATTCCTTATCTTCTCCCCAAAATTTAATATCGAGAGTTTAACGAAAGAATTCTATGGATGCAACTTGTCCCTTTTGCGGTGGAACGGGTTTTCGTGAATCGCACACACAGTACGTTTTTGAACATAAAGTCTATTCTCTCATTGTAGAAGATGTACCGTGCAATCAATGTGAGTATTGCGGCGAACGATATTTCACGAAGGATTCCGCCGAACTCATTCAAAAAGCATTTATGAATAAATACTTTATTGTAAAGGGGAGAAAAAAAAGATGATACGCTTTCAACAGCAATAAATTTCTACGTGGTTGTTCAATGTCTATCTCGTAATAACGCTGAAACGGTATATGATTTCCGGATAAGTTTCATTTCTATACTTCTTTTTTTGTGTTGACGACAAAAACACCTCTCCTTCGTTTATTACCGTTCCTCTTTTTCTTCGCATACGTTTTTTCCCCAACAACTACCGCATCACAACCTGTTCGCTGGAATATCAAAGTGCGTGGGAGCGGAACAACACTTGCACTTCATCCCAACAATTCATCAACAGCATACGTTGAAGGCGATTCTGGAAAATTTCTTATTACGCGCAATGGTGGAAATACGTGGAACATTGCCGGAAATTTTCCGGTGTCAAATGTACGGCAAATTGTAATTCATCCGCGAGATACTGCAACGATATTTTGTGCTTCAGCAACCGGAGGATTATTTCGAAGCACCGAAGAAGGAACGGAATGGATTGCCGTGATTACTAATTTTGGTATCGAAGGAGAAAGCATAGTTTTCGACCCGTTTCATCCCGATACAATGTATGCGGGAAATGTATTAGACGGAAAAGTATTCAAGAGTTTCGACAGAGGAATCCATTGGAATGAAATTGGCGACGCTGGAACAACAATAACATCATTGGCGATTCGTCCTGATAGCGTGAATGTCCTTTATGCGGGTACTGAAAACGGAACAATTTCCCAAAGTACCGATTTTGGAACAACGTGGATAAATATTTTATTGACAACTTCTTCTTCGGTTCCAAGTATTGTGATTAGTTCCGTTAATCCGCTCATTGTTTTTGCTGCTGCAACCGAACCGGTTTTTTCTGGTGTTTGGAAAACAACAAACGGAGGAATACATTGGTTTCAAACTCCCATTATTCCAAGCGGACATACTTCTGTAGGTTCATTAGCGGTTCGCAATGATAATCCCGATATTGCGTACGCTGGTACTTTCCATGAAAACAATGCTTCAGTGTATAAAACTTTCAATGGAGGAATAACATGGAATGCATTACAGAATGGAATTGAACCGTTAAGTAATATTACTTGTATCAAAGTTCATCCGATGGATTCTGCAAAAATATGGTGTTCAATGATAAATACTACCAGCGGCGTCTATCGTTTGGAACCGCCATCTTCTTGCATTCGCGGATTGGTGAAAGATTACAAGACAGGAGATGCTGTGAAGAACGGTTTTATTACGATTCTTTCCACACAAGATACAATTCAACTTGAAGAAACAGACGGTGCGTTTGAATTTTCATTGTATGATATAGACTCAACATTTACCACCTCCGTTCACGCAGAAGCATATCCATTTTATTTGTTCAACACCAGCGTAACATTTTTTCCTGATTCAATCGTACATCAAGATTTGCTGTTGAAAAAAATTCCGACAAGTTACATTACGGGAAGCGTACGGGATTCCAACGATAATATTTCACTTGTTTCCGATGTGCGACTTTTTTTGAAAACATCGCTGGGAAGTTATTCAATTTCAAGAACAACGGATGAAAACGGAACATTTTGGTTTGATAGTTTATATATCACGCATCCGCCGATTGTTGAATACCAAAAAATTGATGTTCATCCGCATCAATTGCCGTATCTCGATACAACGTTGCAACCACTTGTTCTTGATTCCACAGGAATGATACGCAATGCGTACGTAAGCAAGGCGGATGTGTTTCTCGTTGGCGCAGATAGCACCAATTATTTTTCCTATTATATAACGGCATTTCGCGATGTAGGATTGTCTTCATACCGATGGAACGTTTATCAGCGTGGACCTGCGCCGTTTGCACAGGGAAAATTGTTTCGGAAAAATATCGTCGTGCATTTTACTGGAAACAGTAACACATCATTTCTCGAAGAAGAACTTGTCGAATTGCAAACATATTTATCTCTTGGCGGTAATCTTTTTTTTACGGGACAAAATATCATTGAGAGTAATGACTCATCGGTGTTTTTTACGAATGTACTACCAACATCATTTATGGGAAACAATTCTTCAACCATCTGCAAAAGTATATTTCCTCACGAAATTTTCGGAACGATGCAATTTCCCACCGTAGGGTCCGGCGCAAATAATCAAACATCGCGCGATAATCTCGATACGAGTAATATTCGTGTGCGCGCTGTTCTTGGATATGGAAACGACGCATCGTTAGGAGTTGCGGGAATTCGCGCCGATAGTATCGGAAATGTAAAAAGCAAAGTAATGTTTTTCGGCTTCGGATTTGAAGCGATTGGTAATGCGCTTACAAGAAAGCAAATATTACAGCGCATTGTACAGTATTTTTTGGATACCGTTCACTCCGACGTTCGCGAAAATTTGTTGAATGTCCCGAACGGATTTTCTTTGGAACAAAATTTTCCCAATCCGTTCAATGCAAGCACGAAGGTGGAATTTCATGTCTTCAAAAAAGAATTTATTCGTTTGCGAATTGTTGATATACTCGGAAGAGAAATTGCTACATTGGTCAATGAACAGTTGCCTCCAGGAAAATATTCAGTTCGATGGGTTGCGGATAATGTTTCTGGCGGCGTGTATGTTCTTACGATGAATTCGGATTTTTTTTCTGTAACAAAGAAACTTCTTCTTCTCAAATAATGTGCGCGTATGCTCAACACCAACGACGAAGAACTCCTGTATTATCATCCTCAACATTATGACCAGCGATATCGTAATTTGGTAGAAGATATACCGTTCCTTGTTCGTCAGGTAGAAAAATCCGGAACGCCCGTTTTAGAATTAGGATGTGGAACAGGGAGGATTCTCTTTCCCCTTGCAGAAAAAAAATTTTCAGTAACAGGAATTGAAGTTTCTCATGCGATGTTGAAACGCGCGAAGCAAAAAGCAAAAGAGAAAAAACTTTCTGTTGAATTGATGCAAGGAGATTGCTGTAATTTTTCGCTTGGAAAAAAATTTCAAACAATTCTTCTTTCGTTTAATTTTATTGCGCACTTGCGGGATAATAACCGTTTCGCAGCGTGTTGTTCGTGTATTCAAAAACATCTTGCGCAAGGAGGAAAAGTAATTATTGATTATATCAATCCCGACGTATTGGCGCTTGCAATTGCAAACAGACGGATTGAAAATGTTGTTGAATATCCACATCCAGAAAAAAAAGGAATCGTCAAAGTATCCGTTTCGAACAACTATGATGCCGCAACGCAAATTAATCACATTTACTGGCATTATACGTTTGAAGGAGAAGAGGAAGAATGTATTGACGATGTGCAAATGAGAATTTATTTTCCTTTGGAACTTGATGCGTTTCTCCAGTTCAACGGATTTACCATTGAAGAAAAGTACGGCAACTACGACGAATCTCCCTTCATTTCATCATCGCCAAAACAATTGTTCGTTTGTTCGCTGGAAAGGAACAGGACATAATGTAAAATAATATTCTATACTGCTTGTTCGTGACGGGGAAAAAATATATTTTGTGCGTGAAAAATGAAACGGCTTATACAAAACTTTTTAAAGATAATCATTGTATCCTGTTATGTCATTCTAATGTATGCAGGTTATTGGGAAGCAATGAAAAATCTTCTCTTTAGCGGAGAAAAGCCGTATACGTTAACTTCAAAAAAACCCTATCATCCTTTTGAAAAACGTTATTACTCCGTGGAAATTAAACACGTTACTCAAAATCTACGGTTCGATTTCACTCCACAAGAAGTTTCAACTAACGCTCAACAGATTGTTTTATGTTATGTTGAATATTTACAGAACAATTATCAGGTACATTATTCTTCACGAACAACTCCTTCACATTTCACCCCCCGCGCTCCCCCTCTTTCCTAATTCTCTTTTTAAACACATCTGGAATTCACAGAAATAACTTTTTTACTCATTGTTCCGATGAATCATTAAGTTGATTTCTCTTTATTCATTCTATTTGGAGAATTATATGTCTAAAAATCAATTCAACATATCTCAAAACGAGCAACAAAACCAAGAATCATTTCCTGTGGTGCTGATAATTATTCTTCTCGGCGTATTAGGAATTGCGATCTCGCTCATAAATTTTACTTAAAATGAAATGGTAAAAAAAAAATACCGAAATTTCTAGTTGGAGACCAGCAACTTTTGAAATTGCCGTACTTCCTTTATTAACGTTGAACAAAGGGAGTCAACGTTCACTGTAATATCGTCTGCATTTTAATAAACGTTCATTATGATATCCGTTATTATCCCTGTTCTTAATGAAGAACGAACAATCAGCAAAGTAATTAACACAGTTAAAAACGCTCAGCAAGTTGATGAAATAATAGTGGTTGACAATAAATCTATTGACAATACCATTCAGAAAGCAAAAAATGTAAAATGAAAATGTTACACTTCATCCTCGCAGTTTATCCAGTAATACATTCAAAAGCAGAGTTTCTTTGTCAGAAAGATTCGAAAGAAATTTTTCAAGCGCAATTCGCTTTTTGTCAATTTGTTTTAACAACGCCAATCCTTTCTTGGAAATACCAACATTAACGGCGCGTCTGTCGTGATGACACGTGCAACGCACAACAAATTCTTTTTTCAGAAGTCTATCAACTAAGCGCGACGCATCGGACATTTTATCGAGCATGCGTTCTTTCAGAAAATTTATCGTTGCGGCTTTCGGATGTTGCCCTCGAAGGATGCGAAGGATGTTGTATTGTTGTTCCGAAATACTATACTCTTTTAAAAAGTCGCGTTGAAACGATGCGAGCCACGTTGTCGTAAAAATGAGGTTCACGGCAAGTTTTTCGCGTTCGCTGGCAAATGGTTTTGTTTGCAGGATTTCGTCTTCTAATTTCATATAAAAAATGAAACAGAGTTCGCTGAAAAAACGAACTCCGATATTTATAGATTATTTTTTTTCGCTTTCGGGTTTCTCTTTTACGATTTCAATGTTGGCGGTAAAGTTCACTATATCGCCGACAACCAAACCTCCCGTATCCAGTTTGTTGTTTGCGGACAAACCAAAATCAAAACGATTGATGTTTCCCGTAATTTTAAACCCCGCGTGTTCGCCTCCCCACGCAGTAACAATGCCGCCGAATCGAACATCCAGTTCAATGGATTTCGTAATGCCGTGAAGCGTTAAATCTCCTGAGAGGTTGAATTTTTTGTCGCCGACTTTTTTCATTGAAGTACTTTTGAATGTAATTTCAGGAAATTTTTGTGCGCCAAAAAAATCATCGGATTTCAAATGTTCATCTCGTTTTTCGTTGTTGGTATTGATGCTGTTCACATCAATCGAGAACTCGATTTCGCTGTTGACAAAATCGTCCGAAGGAGATGAAATGCGCGCATCGAATTTTCCGAAATTGCCTTCCACTTCGGATATGACCAAGTGGCTTACAGAAAAACGAACACTACTGTGTGTTTTATCGAGTTTCCAAACGATTGGGGCTGCCGAAAAAAGCATTGTTGGTGCGATGAGTAATGAGAAGAATACAAAGAGTGATTTCATAAGAGAATTTTATTATAGGTTGTTAACGTTATGAGTTTTAAAAAATTATTGCGGCAAAATATATGTTAAAACATTAAATGTTGCAACATATAAAAGAAATTTTTTTGTGGAACCTAAATTCTCTCCTATCTTTTACCGTAATTTTTGTTCCATCGTTTTACAAGACTTCTTCTGTATGAAATTCCCAATCCCCTGGCGAGTAAAATTAGAAAAAATTACGGAGGCGAAAATTGTGGATGTTCCGGTCAAATGGCAAAAGCAATACGGCTCCGGAAAGATGATAATTGCAAAACCTCTCGATGTGGATGCGCTCATTCGAAAAGTGCGAAAAGGTAAGTTGGTAACCGTGCAGTTATTGCGAAAAAAAATAGCAAACGATTATTCGAAAACACATAATGGTCTCGAAGTTGTAACGTGTCCGCTTACAACGGGAATTTTTGTTCGCATAATTTCTGAATGTGCGAACGAAGATTTACAACAAGGAAAGAAGAACGTAACACCGTATTGGCGCGTGGTAAAAGATGGTGGGAGTTTGTTTGAAAAACTTCCCGGTGGAATAATGTTGCAGACGGAAAAATTATCGTTGGAAGGATTTACGTTTGAACACAAAGGAAAAAAAATAAAAGTGCAGAACTTCGAATCGAAATTAGTAACCTTTTAAAATTGTTCACGCTTATGTTTATCACTCTTCTTGCTGTAAATTTTCTCCTTGCCTTTGCAATAAGTTTTCTCATTGTTCGGATATTTAAGAAACCGATAGATGCGATTTTACAACGATTAATTTCTGAGGAGATTTTTTCTGCTTGGAGCAAATACATCAAGTTTGCAATTTACGTTGTTGGCGTTTCGGGCGGGGTTCGCGTTTGGGATTTGGAAAAATATATTACGCCTCAAAATGAAAAAAGAGAAGTGGTGCAACTCATTCAAGAACGTTGGATTCTTGAAATTTATCGTACGATTATTGAAACGATGCAAAGTATTGCGTGGATGTTGCTTGTCTTTTTCATTTTCGCACTGCTTGCGTTTGTTGTTGTCAAAGGAATGGAATTGCGAAACAAACAGAAAGAGCAACAATAATTTGTAGAACAATCAAACATGAAAAAAATCTCTGATTTACTTTTCAGAATTGAAATCTTGTAACTTTTTTTGGAAAGTGGAGTAAGGTTTTCAACTGTTTTTTTTAAGATTTTTATGTGAAATAAAAGAATGCAAGAAAGTTTTTCGGCACGTTGTTTGCA contains these protein-coding regions:
- a CDS encoding YgiT-type zinc finger protein — translated: MDATCPFCGGTGFRESHTQYVFEHKVYSLIVEDVPCNQCEYCGERYFTKDSAELIQKAFMNKYFIVKGRKKR
- a CDS encoding class I SAM-dependent methyltransferase translates to MLNTNDEELLYYHPQHYDQRYRNLVEDIPFLVRQVEKSGTPVLELGCGTGRILFPLAEKKFSVTGIEVSHAMLKRAKQKAKEKKLSVELMQGDCCNFSLGKKFQTILLSFNFIAHLRDNNRFAACCSCIQKHLAQGGKVIIDYINPDVLALAIANRRIENVVEYPHPEKKGIVKVSVSNNYDAATQINHIYWHYTFEGEEEECIDDVQMRIYFPLELDAFLQFNGFTIEEKYGNYDESPFISSSPKQLFVCSLERNRT
- a CDS encoding glycosyltransferase, with product MISVIIPVLNEERTISKVINTVKNAQQVDEIIVVDNKSIDNTIQKAKNVK
- a CDS encoding MarR family transcriptional regulator: MKLEDEILQTKPFASEREKLAVNLIFTTTWLASFQRDFLKEYSISEQQYNILRILRGQHPKAATINFLKERMLDKMSDASRLVDRLLKKEFVVRCTCHHDRRAVNVGISKKGLALLKQIDKKRIALEKFLSNLSDKETLLLNVLLDKLRG
- a CDS encoding YceI family protein; translated protein: MLFSAAPIVWKLDKTHSSVRFSVSHLVISEVEGNFGKFDARISSPSDDFVNSEIEFSIDVNSINTNNEKRDEHLKSDDFFGAQKFPEITFKSTSMKKVGDKKFNLSGDLTLHGITKSIELDVRFGGIVTAWGGEHAGFKITGNINRFDFGLSANNKLDTGGLVVGDIVNFTANIEIVKEKPESEKK